One genomic window of Pseudanabaenaceae cyanobacterium SKYG29 includes the following:
- a CDS encoding chorismate lyase → MQVLTQPWCQIQPLWIGNQEVIHKGLPFDRLSPYWQMFLLGDGAPTRHLQLLTQQEIVVDVVEMIPIGNDRDSAPPEIDAIAAPRVRRQIWLKSSAGEVFSHATSWWSQKTIGDHLHNPQLPIWKSLNQKHTELYRDLRQIYYGHCPEVTATFGHPGPYWGRHYLLWHGGAPLTLIYEVYSPLLEKYLGPSVYNVNKC, encoded by the coding sequence ATGCAGGTTTTGACCCAGCCCTGGTGTCAGATTCAGCCCCTCTGGATAGGTAACCAGGAAGTTATCCACAAAGGCTTACCCTTCGATCGGCTCTCTCCCTACTGGCAGATGTTTCTCCTAGGGGATGGCGCGCCTACCCGCCACTTGCAACTCCTGACCCAGCAGGAAATCGTTGTGGATGTAGTGGAGATGATTCCCATTGGCAACGATCGGGACAGTGCTCCCCCCGAAATTGATGCTATTGCTGCTCCCCGCGTCCGCCGCCAAATTTGGCTCAAGAGTAGTGCGGGGGAAGTATTTTCCCATGCCACCTCCTGGTGGAGTCAAAAAACAATCGGGGATCATCTCCACAACCCCCAACTGCCCATCTGGAAAAGCCTCAACCAAAAACACACAGAACTCTACCGCGACCTACGGCAAATCTACTACGGGCACTGTCCTGAGGTAACAGCTACCTTCGGCCACCCTGGACCCTACTGGGGTAGACACTACCTCCTCTGGCATGGCGGTGCACCCCTGACCCTCATCTATGAAGTCTATTCCCCCCTCCTAGAGAAATACTTGGGCCCGTCCGTCTATAATGTAAATAAATGTTAA
- a CDS encoding TPM domain-containing protein has product MVWLIRVLLSCCLLLALLVGGGRAYAYDAPELLPDQPTNVVDLGKFLTEAERSRLDRRLAEFEQRTGWKLRVLTQVDVTPGRAVKDFWGLNDRSIMLVADSRGRNLLNFSVGDAVYALLPRTFWIELQSRYGNQFFVRDRGEDQSILAALDAIMTCLDRNGCAVVPGLPQEQWLLTLMTSILGGLVFGFAGHPRKEGEIFAWKWALVLAPLWGMLFFAFGIGPVVSRTSDILPIVRNLAGFVGGSIIAYLIPTPSKSVKST; this is encoded by the coding sequence ATGGTGTGGTTAATTCGGGTATTGCTAAGCTGCTGTCTGCTGTTGGCTCTGCTGGTGGGGGGAGGACGAGCCTATGCCTACGATGCCCCAGAGTTGCTGCCAGACCAGCCCACCAATGTAGTGGACTTGGGGAAGTTTCTCACGGAGGCAGAGAGGAGCAGACTCGATCGGCGGTTAGCAGAATTTGAGCAAAGGACAGGGTGGAAACTGCGGGTGCTAACGCAAGTGGATGTGACACCGGGGCGAGCCGTGAAGGATTTTTGGGGCTTAAACGATCGCAGTATCATGCTAGTAGCCGACAGTCGGGGGCGCAACCTGTTGAACTTCAGCGTGGGGGATGCTGTCTATGCGCTCTTACCCCGTACTTTCTGGATTGAGTTACAGTCCCGCTATGGCAATCAATTTTTTGTCCGCGATCGGGGGGAAGACCAATCAATTTTGGCAGCTCTGGATGCCATTATGACCTGTCTCGATCGTAACGGCTGTGCTGTAGTGCCAGGTTTACCCCAGGAGCAGTGGTTATTAACGCTAATGACCTCAATTTTGGGGGGGTTAGTGTTTGGCTTTGCTGGTCATCCCCGTAAAGAGGGAGAAATTTTTGCCTGGAAATGGGCACTAGTCCTCGCGCCCCTGTGGGGAATGCTCTTCTTTGCCTTCGGCATTGGTCCAGTAGTGAGCCGTACCAGCGACATTCTACCGATCGTGCGCAATTTGGCAGGGTTTGTGGGGGGGAGCATAATTGCCTATTTAATCCCGACACCGAGCAAAAGCGTGAAATCCACTTAA
- a CDS encoding YbjN domain-containing protein, translated as MKFKTAVQQQTYEKIRPWLTENYVNVQTPPYEIPLFVVPMGSATAMVEVSPLGEDEALILVWAYVVTGADLRPDLLRFLLQKNYELQFGVFSIDEDGDIRVHASLIGSTCDKKELLTSLSAVLETADLYDDDIVKTWGGKRALDRMMEQ; from the coding sequence ATGAAATTCAAAACAGCTGTCCAGCAACAGACCTACGAAAAAATCCGCCCCTGGCTTACGGAAAATTATGTTAATGTGCAAACTCCCCCTTATGAAATTCCCCTGTTTGTAGTGCCCATGGGTTCAGCGACCGCCATGGTAGAGGTGTCTCCCCTGGGTGAGGATGAAGCCTTGATTCTAGTGTGGGCTTACGTGGTAACGGGGGCTGACCTACGACCCGACCTCCTGCGGTTCCTGTTGCAAAAAAACTACGAATTACAGTTTGGCGTGTTCAGCATTGACGAGGATGGGGACATTCGGGTCCATGCTTCCCTGATTGGCTCTACCTGTGACAAAAAGGAACTGCTGACCAGTCTTTCTGCTGTGTTGGAAACCGCCGACCTTTACGATGATGATATAGTCAAAACCTGGGGTGGCAAACGGGCCCTCGATCGGATGATGGAGCAATAG
- a CDS encoding YbjN domain-containing protein: MNLRTQAQQACYAKLKQWLQEIYQNDVYMPDEELPIFALHAGSAIAVVEVQDYGDEEALISIWSYVVTGATVKPDLLDYLLRQNNKIKFGGFSLDPEDDILFHAELIGSTCDKKEIETSVSTVLQIADEYDDIIVKTWGGERAIDRMLELGAN, from the coding sequence ATGAATTTACGCACCCAAGCGCAACAAGCCTGCTATGCAAAACTGAAGCAGTGGCTACAGGAGATTTACCAAAACGACGTCTACATGCCCGATGAAGAGTTGCCAATTTTTGCTCTCCATGCGGGGTCAGCAATCGCGGTAGTGGAAGTGCAAGACTATGGGGATGAGGAAGCCCTGATCAGCATCTGGTCTTACGTAGTGACCGGGGCGACCGTCAAGCCCGATCTTTTGGATTATCTACTGCGGCAGAACAATAAGATCAAATTTGGCGGCTTTAGCCTTGACCCCGAGGATGACATTCTGTTCCACGCCGAGCTAATCGGCTCCACCTGCGACAAAAAGGAGATCGAGACCTCCGTGAGTACCGTCCTCCAGATTGCAGATGAGTACGACGACATTATTGTCAAGACCTGGGGAGGAGAAAGAGCCATCGATCGGATGCTGGAACTGGGGGCAAATTAA